A window of the Brachionichthys hirsutus isolate HB-005 unplaced genomic scaffold, CSIRO-AGI_Bhir_v1 contig_387, whole genome shotgun sequence genome harbors these coding sequences:
- the LOC137914395 gene encoding enolase-phosphatase E1-like isoform X3, with product MTESAEARTSTTTMVIDNKNGDIGSPSVRGSKKTFTDDLYSTFSSPLAWILVLALIITWSCVLVIVFDLADYKTISSRPPPTIRKVLKESGRRGGLGRIGSDPMKVVNDAVEESADLITVALKFAANLFSPEEDEGNLYAVRKKGEFLPSRNKVIGMHAKTRQPAVEGEEEEEEGDNAEAAGEEEEYADEGYEEEEDEEEEEDEYEDGGEEEYEEEYEEGEEIIEDEGEEEYEEEYEEGEEIIEEDEEEKGDEVEEEKEKEDEEGEEIVADEEEKVGGVEEEEEDVGVEVVEELDEEEGKKEKAKDEEKEENKVLTEEVETASAEEGAPEDEMKEEEEEMKQDDKGPASKNDEEEEEEKGGTAVEEADKDGDEEEEDEKTQVSPQPVSTSEDEESALSPGSESDAPVHLKSSDEDIALSDEDDERDKHEEDTSDDAFTDSSDVSESELLSSDEVEEQDDDEDDDEDDRLAECITTSDSDDIIIEDTDDDLVLDLPPLPAASDEDDQKAPEEENAGEDDDGHTDVDEDDLDQSDEDISAASSEHFADDEDDEEDSDFRDDSLDSDKDFLVDLDDAENEDEHEKSDDVTEEKEEEEEEEEEEGVHLPFFESTDSGVLGDEEDDETDTVKTDEEDAGDTAFRDDTSYDTTDDDDDNNDDDDTHEEDIDKFQLSLEKDDEEEITKTFDDSEKEEEEEDLTSEDDEDDDEDDVLLKDAAVTFTVQEAAVQAEEDGDEGEDKDEEDFDQTVDEDKSEDAETEERETCQPAEVQAEEDEGEDEEPTAEVRKTVDEPEDRKEDFDEDDEEEKATVDVMKPVAEPEGGASKSEPTACPCQLSAAVKEAKSADKKDALRRISAVRKKKDREAVKTDEKPKRAALPRIAGLMPKMRRIRRIPSIIRAKTVQKTKTPKPEPETKKQEEVPASGEEVGPCRPAPVYCPSPPGWYVHHVVTDNPYPPPTMPAPSAPVLTAHPVHPGAPPQSPLYQQPPSPMQPLYVQYQPYQPLLQPVVQPELDPVHTVPAVEPGQPEAPVQPETLRGEALPAVTPAEAEKKKDADAKKDPEESKEKMKKDAAVSKSGLNKERTAPKEKQRSHAVAKKVAAVKRKTTATPKKAPAAARQRRKSTSGKTASPVKSKAKGPAAKKEVVREPRLQPLRLRTRLESTSGVNVTSQAQKKPVGASPEAAKTSKLLAEKTGKSQKDEKKSGKKTQVAAVKRKTTATPKKAPAAARQRRKSTSGKTEASPVKSKAKGPAAKKEVVREPRLQPLRLRTRLESTSGVNVTSQAQKKPVGASPEAAKTSKLLAEKTGKSQKDEKKSGKKTQEEAQAEDKTTEKKKAGQRFFQCIYVPGKNAQYPMRPFTPAMSPTMMSPALRSMLEQQRAARTSGL from the exons CAAGGACGTCGACCACCACCATGGTCATTGACAATAAGAATGGAGACATCGGGTCGCCGTCTGTGCGAGGGTCCAAGAAGACCTTTACAGATGACCTCTACTCTACCTTCAGCTCTCCACTGGCCTGGATCTTGGTTCTGGCTCTAATTATTACATGGTCTTGTGTTTTGGTCATCGTGTTTGATCTGGCAGACTACAAAACCATTTCAA GTCGTCCTCCTCCCACCATCAGAAAGGTTTTAAAGGAATCAGGCCGTAGAG GAGGCCTCGGCAGGATCGGCTCGGATCCCATGAAGGTGGTGAACGACGCTGTGGAGGAATCAGCTGACCTGATCACCGTTGCATTGAAATTTGCTGCCAACCTGTTTTCTCCCGAGGAAGATGAAG gAAATCTATACGCAGTGAGAAAAAAAG GTGAATTTCTACCATCTCGAAATAAAG TCATAGGGATGCACGCAAAGACAAGACAACCAGCAGTGGagggggaagaagaggaagaggagggagataaTGCAGAGGCTgctggggaggaggaagaatatGCAGATGAGGggtatgaggaggaggaagacgaagaggaggaggaagatgagtaTGAAGATGGGGGAGAAGAAGAATATGAGGAGGAGTATGAGGAGGGGGAAGAAATCATtgaagatgagggagaagaagaatatGAGGAGGAGTATGAGGAGGGGGAAGAAATCattgaagaagatgaggaagagaagGGGGATGAGgttgaagaggaaaaggaaaaggaagatgaggagggagaagaaattgtggctgatgaggaggagaaagtagGAGGagttgaagaggaggaggaagatgtggGAGTTGAAGTTGTAGAGGAGTTGGATgaggaagaagggaagaaagaaaaagcaaaagatgaggagaaggaagagaatAAGGTGCTAACAGAGGAAGTTGAAACAGCTTCAGCTGAAGAGGGGGCACCGGAGGATgagatgaaagaggaagaagaggagatgaagcAGGATGACAAGGGACCTGCATCTAagaatgatgaagaagaagaagaagagaaaggtgGAACAGCAGTGGAAGAAGCTGACAAAgatggtgatgaggaggaggaagatgagaagaCACAGGTTTCTCCTCAACCTGTCTCCACCTCTGAGGATGAAGAGTCAGCTCTGTCTCCCGGGTCTGAGTCGGATGCACCTGTTCACCTCAAAAGCAGTGATGAAGACATAGCACTgtctgatgaagatgacgaaagagacaaacatgaagaagaTACCAGTGACGATGCATTCACTGACTCATCAGATGTCAGTGAATCTGAACTTCTTTCCAGTGACGAGGTCGAAGagcaagatgatgatgaagatgatgatgaagatgacagattagctgagTGCATCACAACATCtgacagtgatgacatcattataGAAGACACTGATGATGACTTGGTGCttgatcttcctcctcttcccgctgcgagtgatgaagatgatcaAAAAGCCCCTGAAGAGGAaaatgctggtgaggatgatgatggacaCACGGATGTTGATGAAGACGATCTGGACCAATCAGACGAGGATATCTCTGCGGCCTCTTCTGAGCATTTTgccgatgatgaagatgatgaagaagacaGTGACTTCAGAGATGATTCTCTTGACTCTGACAAAGACTTCCTCGTTGACCTTGATGACGCTGAAAACGAGGATGAACATGAGaaatctgatgatgtcacagaagaaaaggaggaagaggaggaggaggaggaggaggagggagtgcATCTCCCTTTCTTTGAGAGTACAGATAGCGGCGTGttaggtgatgaagaggatgatgagaCCGACACTGTCAAAACAGATGAGGAAGATGCTGGAGATACTGCATTCCGCGATGACACATCCTATGACacaactgatgatgatgatgataataatgatgatgatgatacacaTGAAGAAGATATCGATAAATTTCAGTTGAGTTTGGAAAAAGATGACGAGGAAgaaatcacaaaaacatttgatgacagtgaaaaagaggaggaggaggaagacctcACATCAGAGGATGATGAggacgatgatgaagacgatgtcTTGCTTAAAG ATGCTGCAGTGACCTTCACCGTCCAGGAGGCGGCAGTACAGGCTGAGGAAGACGGGGACGAGGGCGAGGACAAGGATGAGGAAGACTTCGATCAGACCGTGGATGAAGACAAATCTGAGGATGCTGAGACTGAGGAAAGGG AGACCTGCCAGCCTGCTGAAGTCCAggcagaggaggacgagggagaaGACGAAGAGCCCACCGCTGAAGTAAGGAAAACTGTCGATGAACCTGAAGATAGAAAAGAAGActttgatgaagacgatgaggaggaaaagGCGACAGTGGATGTGATGAAGCCTGTGGCTGAACCTGAGGGAGGAGCTTCAAAGTCTGAGCCCACAG CGTGTCCCTGCCAGCTCTCTGCAGCAGTCAAAGAGGCAAAGAGCGCAGACAAGAAAG aTGCTCTGAGGAGGATTTCAgctgtgagaaagaaaaaag ATCGTGAAGCAGTGAAGACAGATGAAAAGCCAAAAAGAGCAG CTCTTCCCAGAATTGCAGGTTTGATGCCAAAAATGAGGCGGATCCGAAGAATTCCTTCCATTATCAGAG CCAAGACAGTGCAGAAGACCAAAACTCCCAAGCCAG agccagaaaccaaaaaacaggaagaggtCCCAGCGTCTGGAGAAGAAG TTGGCCCTTGCAGACCTGCCCCCGTCTACTGCCCGTCTCCACCTGGCTGGTACG TTCATCATGTGGTCACAGACAACCCGTACCCTCCCCCGACCATGCCAG CTCCCTCCGCTCCTGTTCTGACTGCTCACCCCGTCCATCCTGGAGCTCCACCGCAGTCGCCTCTGTATCAGCAACCACCTTCACCCATGCAGCCGCTCTATGTGCAATATCAACCATACCAGCCACTTCTGCAGCCAGTGGTCCAGCCAGAGCTGGACCCGGTCCACACAGTCCCAGCTGTTGAACCAGGTCAGCCAGAGGCTCCTGTTCAGCCTGAGACTCTGCGTGGTGAAGCTCTGCCTGCCGTAACTCCAGCCGAGG ctgaaaagaagaaagacgcAGATGCAAAAAAAG atccagaagaaagcaaagagaaaatgaagaaag ATGCTGCTGTTTCCAAAAGTGGGCTGAATAAAG AAAGAACTGCaccaaaagagaaacaaagaagtcATGCAGTGGCCAAAAAAG tggCAGctgtaaaaaggaaaacaactgCAACTCCTAAGAAAG CGCCTGCAGCTGCACGGCAGAGGAGGAAATCGACCTCTGGAAAGACAG CTTCCCCTGTCAAGAGCAAAGCCAAAGGGCCGGCAGCCAAGAAAG AGGTGGTTCGAGAACCTCGTCTGCAGCCTCTCAGACTGAGAACGAGACTGGAATCCACCAGCGGGGTGAATGTGACCTCTCAGGCGCAGAAGAAGCCCGTTGGAGCGTCACCTGAAGCAG CAAAGACATCCAAACTATTAGCTGAGAAAACAG GCAAATCTcagaaagatgaaaagaaatctgggAAAAAGACTCAAG tggCAGctgtaaaaaggaaaacaactgCAACTCCTAAGAAAG CGCCTGCAGCTGCACGGCAGAGGAGGAAATCGACCTCTGGAAAGACAG AAGCTTCCCCTGTCAAGAGCAAAGCCAAAGGGCCGGCAGCCAAGAAAG AGGTGGTTCGAGAACCTCGTCTGCAGCCTCTCAGACTGAGAACGAGACTGGAATCCACCAGCGGGGTGAATGTGACCTCTCAGGCGCAGAAGAAGCCCGTTGGAGCGTCACCTGAAGCAG CAAAGACATCCAAACTATTAGCTGAGAAAACAG GCAAATCTcagaaagatgaaaagaaatctgggAAAAAGACTCAAG AAGAGGCCCAGGCGGAAGACAAAACgacagaaaagaagaaagcag GACAGAGATTCTTCCAGTGCATTTACGTCCCTGGTAAAAATGCACAGTACCCCATGAGACCCTTCACCCCCGCCATGTCCCCCACCATGATGTCCCCCGCACTCAGGTCcatgctggagcagcagagagcagcgagGACGTCAGGACTGTAG
- the LOC137914395 gene encoding enolase-phosphatase E1-like isoform X6, with product MTESAEARTSTTTMVIDNKNGDIGSPSVRGSKKTFTDDLYSTFSSPLAWILVLALIITWSCVLVIVFDLADYKTISRGLGRIGSDPMKVVNDAVEESADLITVALKFAANLFSPEEDEGNLYAVRKKGEFLPSRNKVIGMHAKTRQPAVEGEEEEEEGDNAEAAGEEEEYADEGYEEEEDEEEEEDEYEDGGEEEYEEEYEEGEEIIEDEGEEEYEEEYEEGEEIIEEDEEEKGDEVEEEKEKEDEEGEEIVADEEEKVGGVEEEEEDVGVEVVEELDEEEGKKEKAKDEEKEENKVLTEEVETASAEEGAPEDEMKEEEEEMKQDDKGPASKNDEEEEEEKGGTAVEEADKDGDEEEEDEKTQVSPQPVSTSEDEESALSPGSESDAPVHLKSSDEDIALSDEDDERDKHEEDTSDDAFTDSSDVSESELLSSDEVEEQDDDEDDDEDDRLAECITTSDSDDIIIEDTDDDLVLDLPPLPAASDEDDQKAPEEENAGEDDDGHTDVDEDDLDQSDEDISAASSEHFADDEDDEEDSDFRDDSLDSDKDFLVDLDDAENEDEHEKSDDVTEEKEEEEEEEEEEGVHLPFFESTDSGVLGDEEDDETDTVKTDEEDAGDTAFRDDTSYDTTDDDDDNNDDDDTHEEDIDKFQLSLEKDDEEEITKTFDDSEKEEEEEDLTSEDDEDDDEDDVLLKDAAVTFTVQEAAVQAEEDGDEGEDKDEEDFDQTVDEDKSEDAETEERETCQPAEVQAEEDEGEDEEPTAEVRKTVDEPEDRKEDFDEDDEEEKATVDVMKPVAEPEGGASKSEPTACPCQLSAAVKEAKSADKKDALRRISAVRKKKDREAVKTDEKPKRAALPRIAGLMPKMRRIRRIPSIIRAKTVQKTKTPKPEPETKKQEEVPASGEEVGPCRPAPVYCPSPPGWYVHHVVTDNPYPPPTMPAPSAPVLTAHPVHPGAPPQSPLYQQPPSPMQPLYVQYQPYQPLLQPVVQPELDPVHTVPAVEPGQPEAPVQPETLRGEALPAVTPAEAEKKKDADAKKDPEESKEKMKKDAAVSKSGLNKERTAPKEKQRSHAVAKKVAAVKRKTTATPKKAPAAARQRRKSTSGKTEASPVKSKAKGPAAKKEVVREPRLQPLRLRTRLESTSGVNVTSQAQKKPVGASPEAAKTSKLLAEKTGKSQKDEKKSGKKTQVAAVKRKTTATPKKAPAAARQRRKSTSGKTEASPVKSKAKGPAAKKEVVREPRLQPLRLRTRLESTSGVNVTSQAQKKPVGASPEAAKTSKLLAEKTGKSQKDEKKSGKKTQEEAQAEDKTTEKKKAGQRFFQCIYVPGKNAQYPMRPFTPAMSPTMMSPALRSMLEQQRAARTSGL from the exons CAAGGACGTCGACCACCACCATGGTCATTGACAATAAGAATGGAGACATCGGGTCGCCGTCTGTGCGAGGGTCCAAGAAGACCTTTACAGATGACCTCTACTCTACCTTCAGCTCTCCACTGGCCTGGATCTTGGTTCTGGCTCTAATTATTACATGGTCTTGTGTTTTGGTCATCGTGTTTGATCTGGCAGACTACAAAACCATTTCAA GAGGCCTCGGCAGGATCGGCTCGGATCCCATGAAGGTGGTGAACGACGCTGTGGAGGAATCAGCTGACCTGATCACCGTTGCATTGAAATTTGCTGCCAACCTGTTTTCTCCCGAGGAAGATGAAG gAAATCTATACGCAGTGAGAAAAAAAG GTGAATTTCTACCATCTCGAAATAAAG TCATAGGGATGCACGCAAAGACAAGACAACCAGCAGTGGagggggaagaagaggaagaggagggagataaTGCAGAGGCTgctggggaggaggaagaatatGCAGATGAGGggtatgaggaggaggaagacgaagaggaggaggaagatgagtaTGAAGATGGGGGAGAAGAAGAATATGAGGAGGAGTATGAGGAGGGGGAAGAAATCATtgaagatgagggagaagaagaatatGAGGAGGAGTATGAGGAGGGGGAAGAAATCattgaagaagatgaggaagagaagGGGGATGAGgttgaagaggaaaaggaaaaggaagatgaggagggagaagaaattgtggctgatgaggaggagaaagtagGAGGagttgaagaggaggaggaagatgtggGAGTTGAAGTTGTAGAGGAGTTGGATgaggaagaagggaagaaagaaaaagcaaaagatgaggagaaggaagagaatAAGGTGCTAACAGAGGAAGTTGAAACAGCTTCAGCTGAAGAGGGGGCACCGGAGGATgagatgaaagaggaagaagaggagatgaagcAGGATGACAAGGGACCTGCATCTAagaatgatgaagaagaagaagaagagaaaggtgGAACAGCAGTGGAAGAAGCTGACAAAgatggtgatgaggaggaggaagatgagaagaCACAGGTTTCTCCTCAACCTGTCTCCACCTCTGAGGATGAAGAGTCAGCTCTGTCTCCCGGGTCTGAGTCGGATGCACCTGTTCACCTCAAAAGCAGTGATGAAGACATAGCACTgtctgatgaagatgacgaaagagacaaacatgaagaagaTACCAGTGACGATGCATTCACTGACTCATCAGATGTCAGTGAATCTGAACTTCTTTCCAGTGACGAGGTCGAAGagcaagatgatgatgaagatgatgatgaagatgacagattagctgagTGCATCACAACATCtgacagtgatgacatcattataGAAGACACTGATGATGACTTGGTGCttgatcttcctcctcttcccgctgcgagtgatgaagatgatcaAAAAGCCCCTGAAGAGGAaaatgctggtgaggatgatgatggacaCACGGATGTTGATGAAGACGATCTGGACCAATCAGACGAGGATATCTCTGCGGCCTCTTCTGAGCATTTTgccgatgatgaagatgatgaagaagacaGTGACTTCAGAGATGATTCTCTTGACTCTGACAAAGACTTCCTCGTTGACCTTGATGACGCTGAAAACGAGGATGAACATGAGaaatctgatgatgtcacagaagaaaaggaggaagaggaggaggaggaggaggaggagggagtgcATCTCCCTTTCTTTGAGAGTACAGATAGCGGCGTGttaggtgatgaagaggatgatgagaCCGACACTGTCAAAACAGATGAGGAAGATGCTGGAGATACTGCATTCCGCGATGACACATCCTATGACacaactgatgatgatgatgataataatgatgatgatgatacacaTGAAGAAGATATCGATAAATTTCAGTTGAGTTTGGAAAAAGATGACGAGGAAgaaatcacaaaaacatttgatgacagtgaaaaagaggaggaggaggaagacctcACATCAGAGGATGATGAggacgatgatgaagacgatgtcTTGCTTAAAG ATGCTGCAGTGACCTTCACCGTCCAGGAGGCGGCAGTACAGGCTGAGGAAGACGGGGACGAGGGCGAGGACAAGGATGAGGAAGACTTCGATCAGACCGTGGATGAAGACAAATCTGAGGATGCTGAGACTGAGGAAAGGG AGACCTGCCAGCCTGCTGAAGTCCAggcagaggaggacgagggagaaGACGAAGAGCCCACCGCTGAAGTAAGGAAAACTGTCGATGAACCTGAAGATAGAAAAGAAGActttgatgaagacgatgaggaggaaaagGCGACAGTGGATGTGATGAAGCCTGTGGCTGAACCTGAGGGAGGAGCTTCAAAGTCTGAGCCCACAG CGTGTCCCTGCCAGCTCTCTGCAGCAGTCAAAGAGGCAAAGAGCGCAGACAAGAAAG aTGCTCTGAGGAGGATTTCAgctgtgagaaagaaaaaag ATCGTGAAGCAGTGAAGACAGATGAAAAGCCAAAAAGAGCAG CTCTTCCCAGAATTGCAGGTTTGATGCCAAAAATGAGGCGGATCCGAAGAATTCCTTCCATTATCAGAG CCAAGACAGTGCAGAAGACCAAAACTCCCAAGCCAG agccagaaaccaaaaaacaggaagaggtCCCAGCGTCTGGAGAAGAAG TTGGCCCTTGCAGACCTGCCCCCGTCTACTGCCCGTCTCCACCTGGCTGGTACG TTCATCATGTGGTCACAGACAACCCGTACCCTCCCCCGACCATGCCAG CTCCCTCCGCTCCTGTTCTGACTGCTCACCCCGTCCATCCTGGAGCTCCACCGCAGTCGCCTCTGTATCAGCAACCACCTTCACCCATGCAGCCGCTCTATGTGCAATATCAACCATACCAGCCACTTCTGCAGCCAGTGGTCCAGCCAGAGCTGGACCCGGTCCACACAGTCCCAGCTGTTGAACCAGGTCAGCCAGAGGCTCCTGTTCAGCCTGAGACTCTGCGTGGTGAAGCTCTGCCTGCCGTAACTCCAGCCGAGG ctgaaaagaagaaagacgcAGATGCAAAAAAAG atccagaagaaagcaaagagaaaatgaagaaag ATGCTGCTGTTTCCAAAAGTGGGCTGAATAAAG AAAGAACTGCaccaaaagagaaacaaagaagtcATGCAGTGGCCAAAAAAG tggCAGctgtaaaaaggaaaacaactgCAACTCCTAAGAAAG CGCCTGCAGCTGCACGGCAGAGGAGGAAATCGACCTCTGGAAAGACAG AAGCTTCCCCTGTCAAGAGCAAAGCCAAAGGGCCGGCAGCCAAGAAAG AGGTGGTTCGAGAACCTCGTCTGCAGCCTCTCAGACTGAGAACGAGACTGGAATCCACCAGCGGGGTGAATGTGACCTCTCAGGCGCAGAAGAAGCCCGTTGGAGCGTCACCTGAAGCAG CAAAGACATCCAAACTATTAGCTGAGAAAACAG GCAAATCTcagaaagatgaaaagaaatctgggAAAAAGACTCAAG tggCAGctgtaaaaaggaaaacaactgCAACTCCTAAGAAAG CGCCTGCAGCTGCACGGCAGAGGAGGAAATCGACCTCTGGAAAGACAG AAGCTTCCCCTGTCAAGAGCAAAGCCAAAGGGCCGGCAGCCAAGAAAG AGGTGGTTCGAGAACCTCGTCTGCAGCCTCTCAGACTGAGAACGAGACTGGAATCCACCAGCGGGGTGAATGTGACCTCTCAGGCGCAGAAGAAGCCCGTTGGAGCGTCACCTGAAGCAG CAAAGACATCCAAACTATTAGCTGAGAAAACAG GCAAATCTcagaaagatgaaaagaaatctgggAAAAAGACTCAAG AAGAGGCCCAGGCGGAAGACAAAACgacagaaaagaagaaagcag GACAGAGATTCTTCCAGTGCATTTACGTCCCTGGTAAAAATGCACAGTACCCCATGAGACCCTTCACCCCCGCCATGTCCCCCACCATGATGTCCCCCGCACTCAGGTCcatgctggagcagcagagagcagcgagGACGTCAGGACTGTAG